The DNA segment ATGAACTCCTGGAACTTCAGCAAACAGTTGTTTGTATTGTGCGATACAAACCTCTCTAGAACATTGAAGAGTGCATACAGAATTCTGAAGTTTGCCATGCCAGTGTAGAACACAACCTTAGCGTCGCTACATTTGAGGGCATCTTCTGTCAACTCCAGAAGCTTATTTTCAGTCCTTGAAGCGTAGAGACGCTCATTGAGTGCCACACATTCGTTCTCCAGTGCTTCAATGTCGCCCATTTTAAGGTCAGTCTGGACTGCAATCcctgcaacaaaatgaattttgttATGCAGTTcatgtgctgcaaaaaaaaattaacttgagatgttgggggggggggcagcattgTAGTAGAGCGTGGGGGATAGGAGGCTAGCAAAGAAGCAGGAGGGTGACATCTGGGGTGCCccacataaatgaaaaaaaaacagtccctTCTCCACTCCAATTTTGTGCTTAGTTGCACCCGGCCCCaaacgcacaaaataaaaaagacgtTCACCTGTTTCGCAGTCTTCTACGCCGACGTTGTGCTCAGCTCGCGGCGAGGACGACGGAGAAGCGGGAACGACGTCCggattcgtagcctccattgttcccgactcctcggcctgacactccgcttgagccgcgcgtttctgggtccgtcgtcttgtcgcgcgagcgtggcgaccgggatcaccatgttttgcgttgtagccgagcaaaagcgtaggggcccagtccgggtccgtctcctcccacagttttgatggtctgcctacaaaatgcaagaaaaatttgtttaaaatgagattttccgctatgcttgtacgtcatgcacctaaataaacattgtgcatatgcaacggacttaccttttacgaagtgggcgccgcaaacacgtatgcccgtcctgtcggtgttgagatcggcacgttttatacgagccagccacacctcccgtcgcttcgcgcataaagctttcgtgcggtcaccttgatgctctatgacctttggaagacgaaaaaagcTTGTGTTTGTggatttcgcccaacaagtgcggttggagcatccaacaacagcgcagataaccatcgcaacgccgtcgaagtacaccgtacgcgcgaagtgtatcaagtgcaccacggccgctgcgactgcaccaacatggcggaacagtatcccaggattcccagctacgacgtcagtgcaagccatgtatactgCACCAGCGCCTCGTCTATTTTAACAATGCCTGCCGAATGGGCCGATCCGACCGTCCAACGCCCTCTCCTATCATCTTTTCCTACTCTCCCCCGTCGGCTAGCCTTGGCGCCTGCTCTACATTTGTGAGGGAGAGTGACCATCTGAGTGGCGCCTGACGACGGAAAACGGACGAAGACAGTCTTTGAAACGTCGCCtcttcgtgaggcggcgctctgcatccctcatagtaatcaggctgcctgtcaggtaggCGACCGGTCTCGaggcgcgcgcgccgccgccgctactcgagcccggccgtgtcAGGAATTGACGCGCCATCGAGCGCGCCGTGCGTGGCGCTGCTCATCGTGGAGCCactgcaggcgctggttttaaaagAGGCCACAGAGTGTGGGGTACAGCAGTGTTAGCTACAAAAGAttgtggcgacttgttcgaatcgTGTATCTATTTTAGCTACAGTGCTGAAACATTCCGGAAGAAGTACTGAAACTTCTTGGCGGAAATGTGAAATCACAGGGcaaaggtagttagtaataggTTTGCTATATTGGTTTGTGTTTCAATCATGTTTAGTAACGAAtatgagagaaggaaaaaaaacatgttaAATGTCGTAAATCCTCACGAGAAGGCATTTTTCTAAACTAGCAAGTATCAACAGTTTGAAGCCGTCGCTCTAGTTTTCCCAGGGTAAGCTGTCATCGGTACGACGACATTATGTTTTTCTCTGTTCGTGACATCTGTCCGCAACAATTGTTTTAAGAAGAGAAACGCGCATTCTATTCTCAAATGCATCTCGCCGCAAGTGATGCCAAAGCGCTTCCTGGCTGCCAGGTTACCGGCTTATCCTCAGTTTTATAATTATGCGATGATGAGATTTATTTGTCGTAGTATTCTGCCTTGCAGCGATTGCGTGTTCAGCCCACGACCGTGGTGGCCTCATTTTGGTAAACAGTGAATGGAAAAACGCTCGTGTATTGACACTTAAGCACACGTTAATCTGGAGGCCTGCATTATGACACGCCTCGAATACGGCATGCCCCAATTAATCAACCTATTATCGCCTAAAATGTTTGAATAAGGTTGTACACATGTAGTAAAGGCGTGCGTGCCATGGTGCTTCGGCAAATACAACACGCTGCTTCGACGAGAACACGACGCGCTACAGAAATTTTAATAGAGAAGGGCATTCTTGGCCAGCACCTCGCACTTTGTGTGATACTGTGCGAATTGTGAGTATTGTTGCTATAATAACATACGCGCGTCGATGCTAAATAGTCGCTTATAAATTTTCACGAGAAATAAGATAACATGCAGCAGTAGTGGATGTTTCATGCTTCAAAGGCGCGGTGCTTTCCGAAAAGATGTTTTTGCGTTGCTAATTTGAGCTCGTGTGCAGCGTATGCAGTGGCTCAGGTTTTCGCATCCGTTGAGGTCAGTGCACTCGTCGGCCATGTAACAAAGCTCCTTAAGCATAAAAACGGGTTTGCTCTGTTTTCAAGAGTTCAGTTCTTCACCGTTGCCACTTCCAAACAGTCGGCTGAATTCCTTGCAGAAAGGTCATGGAGATTTGTGGGTCTTCCCCTGAAGCACTGCTAGATCAACATTCGCAATGGCAAACGTACTGAACTTCCTACCACGTGGACGTCTTGGTTACTTTCACCACAAACCAGCTATGGACGATGTGCCCTTTCTGGTATCTGCTCTTCTTCCTGCGCTATTAAATAAAATTTCTCGTCGGGTGTAAAAAAACATATTGGCGACTTAGGGAGGCAAGAGGTGGGGGGGAGGGGAGCTTCGGAAAAACCTGGGAAAAACAGTTAAGGGGTGAGTACATAGGAAACTCACTTTCGGCGACTCACTGTACGGACGTTCTGCTCGGTGCTGACGGCAACAAACGGCTGTGAAAGctatacaaaaatgaaaaagcgcTGGTAGAAGaagaagcaaataaaacaaaaatcatgTCCGCTTCAGCACGTGGTCAGACGCAGTCATCGTAACATCGATGAGTGAGCGTGACCAAAGCGAATTTTCATACTGACCGGTTCAGTAACTGCTCGAGATAAGATACGTGTTCAGGTCTTCAGCTTCAAAGCTTGGAAGCTAGCTTTTACCTCGTATTCCTTGCTTCTTTTCCTGAGGTGATACAGTGCAGTCTGCGGGAGTCCATTTTTTGGTGCACGATGCGTTACTGCTGTGTGCCATCGTGCAGGTCGAAAGCAGACAGCATCGATGCTAATGTCTCGTTTCACGAGATTCCCAGTGACGATGTGCTGCGTGCGCAATGGCTGAAAGTGATCGGACGCAAGGACTGGCCACCCAACTACGCGTCGTCTCGCTCCACCGTCTGCAGCAAGCATTTTCTACCTGAGGACTTCAGGGAGGGCTGCAAGAGGCGCACACTGAAAAAAGGGTCGGTTCCGAGTATTCTCACCTCATGTGCCCCGCAAATGCAAGCAGCGAGCTCGCCTGGAAGCTGCAGTTATATTCCGGCCAAACGTCTGTCAGAGGCGGGACACGAACTCGACGAGGACGGCGTAGCAGTCAAAAAGCCTCGCAAGGAAGAGCTCCAAACCACTTGTGATGAGCTCTCTGTTGATGCTGCGGGAGGCACGTTTGGTGGTCCTGTTCCTTACATCACCGGTGACCATATGGATGTAACCAGCTCTGTCGCCTCTTCAGTACCATCCTTGCACGACATCTCACAGGATTTTACGTCGACGGCTGAAGGAGCGTCTACAGAGCCAGGAACACTCAACGCTGTGACCCTAGTTACACCTTGAGCAGAAATGACCAGTTCGGCAGATGTATCTCGGCAACACAACCATGCACCACCGAGCCCGTTGGTCGTGGGATCAACTTctgtgaacacgcttttgaaaccTACCACTTCTCTCATCCCTGCATCCCACCCGCAAGCGATGTATACTGCAACAAACGCGCTTTCACTGCCTGGCAGTGGTCGTAGGGACGCCAACAGAGTGTCCGTGCGCCGAAACGTAACACCGTTACTGAAAAGTTACACCTGTCAGATGGACCCCATCAAAACATGTTTCAGAATCGTGGTGGAACGCAGGAAATGGAAACGTAAAGAAAGAGCCCTTCTATAAAAGATAAACATCCTTACGCAAACGATGGTACGTTACAAGGAACAGGTGCGCAAGTTGAAAGAAGATTCTGGAGTGAGCGCATTCTTGAGAATTGTAGAAGCTTCCATGGAAAACGATCTGCAAGCGTCATTTATGCACGATCAAGTGAAGAactacggacgaaaacggccgtcATGGTCGGAAGCGACAATCAGATATTCGACTATCCTCCGCAGCCTCTCTGCAAAGGCATACGAATACCTGCGGTCAGAATGCCTCCTTCGTTTGCCTTGCCGGAGCACTTTTCAAAAGTACCTTTGATTCACAGCCGGACAAGTCGGTTTCAGTACTGTCGTAAGCTGCAGGCTGGAGGCAGAATTGCTGACCCTAACTGCTCCTCAGGCAAGAGCATGCAGCTTAATAGTTGATGAAATGCGAATCAAGGAACGGCTGCTGTATCATAAGCAGCGTGACGCTTTTTTGGGAGAAGGCGACATGAGCCCAGAATTACAGCACTTGGTGGGCACCGAAAATGATGAACTTGCCAACAGTTTGCTGTTTTTTGCTCTGTGGTCTTAGCGCACGCTTTAAGATTCCTGTCGCCTATTTCTTCACAAAAGTTAGCACCGGAGTCCAGCTTGCTGAGACCATGACGTACGTCAAGAAAACTGAAGAAATTGTTTTGAGATCGTGCGCTTGGTGACAGACAACCATAAAAGCAATGTCGCTGCAATGGGCATCCTCTGCAAAGGGCCTGCCACGGCCATTGCTCCACACCCTTTGGACGAGTCCAGGTGCATTTTCCTTGTATTCGACCAGAGCCACATCATAAAGAATGTAAGGTCGCAGTTCCTGGCAAAGGATATGGGGGGCAACAAACAGATTACAGCGACACCGCTGAAGAAGCTCTACAAAATGCAGCGAGGCTCAACAGTGAAGCCGGTGAGGTTCCTCACGCGTCGCCACTTGTATCCGTCCAACATCGAGAAGATGAGCGTAAAGACTGCTGTACAGATCTTTTCCCCTCCGGTTACAGCAGCCCTGGAATACATTAAAAGTCAGGCCGGACACATGCGATGCGGAGTTCGTGTTAGTGGGCCCAACGGTCGAATTCATGCTGGTAATGCGCCGGTGGTTCGTCCTCATGGATGTTAGCAATACAACgcaacacattcacaagaacgacCCGGACAGCCGACCGTTCACCGACGCCGAGGACCCGAGACTAGAATGGCTCGAGCACGAGTTCATTTCTTACCTGTCGaggctgaaagaagaaagcagccaaGAGAGCTACCTCAGCAATGAGACACACTACGCACTCTTGCTCACCACCAAATCGAATGTGGAGTGCATACGTTTTTTATTGAAGGACAAGGGCTTCAAATTTGTGTTCACTCGAAAGTTTTCCAGTGATCCAATTGAGGCATTCGGATTTTTGCGAAGGTCCGCTGGTTGCAACGACACTATGGATGTGGCCAGTGTAATATCAGGACTGGAAAAGATGCTAAAAACAGGCATCGTGTCTTCCTCGATGTCAAGCAATGTGAACTGCTCTACATCATTCTGCAGTGTCATTGCCATTTCTGCAAAAGTGACCCCCAACAGTGTTCGACAAAAGCTTTTTTCCCCACTGCCGCCGAAGAAAAACTATTGCAACTGTGCATATCTCGAAGTCATCGCCTTCCGGATCCAGAGTTAGCCAGCATCTCTATGATTGGCGGATACATCGTtcgagttataacagaaaactggAGCTGCGAATGCTGCATTCAACTTGTACAAAAGCCAGTCGGAGACTCGCCGATCGACTGCCTCATCAAATACCAAGATCGTGGAGGGCTGAAGTACCCTACAAAGGAACTTGTTTCTGTGTTGATGGCGTTAAGCTTAAGGCCTT comes from the Amblyomma americanum isolate KBUSLIRL-KWMA chromosome 1, ASM5285725v1, whole genome shotgun sequence genome and includes:
- the LOC144128168 gene encoding uncharacterized protein LOC144128168, which produces MEATNPDVVPASPSSSPRAEHNVGVEDCETGIAVQTDLKMGDIEALENECVALNERLYASRTENKLLELTEDALKCSDAKVVFYTAGLAAIFTHMTQHSPQSIRGRVTGQYWEPVDIIVHKNMR